A window of Saimiri boliviensis isolate mSaiBol1 chromosome 1, mSaiBol1.pri, whole genome shotgun sequence genomic DNA:
CTGCAGTTACTGCCCCTGGAAACAGtggcaataaaaacaacaacaataaaatacctCCAGCTGCTGCTGTGTGGTCTGGGAAGGATGATGAGGGCCTCACAAGGAAGTTTGTAAATCAACTTTTAAATTGACTacatataggctgggtgtggtggcaggagcctgtaatcccagcactttaggaggctgaggcaggtagatcacttgaggtcaagagtttgagaccagcctggacaacacagcgaaaccctgtctctaataaaaattcaaaaattagcccaagcacggtggctcaagcctgtaatcccagcactttgggaggccgaggtaggcagatcacaaggtcagaagttcaagaccagactggccaacatggtgaaaccccatctgtactaaaaaatacaaaaattagctaggcatggtgactcgtgcctgtaatctcagctacttaggaggctcaggtaggagaattgcttgaactgtgaccctggaggcagaagttgcagttagctgaggttgtgccactgtactccagcctgggctacagatcgagactccatctcaaaaaaaaaaaaaaaaaaaaaaaaaacgcttttttcaaaaaaattaataaataaattgagtACATATAGAAAAGTACGTAACTCCTGTGAGTACAGGTTGATGAAGTTTGCCAAGGTAAGCACAGAGATTCAGTTAACAGAACCCCTCCCCAGAAGCCCCCGTGCCCTTTCCCATCAGgatcccctccccactccccggaGGTAAACCCTCTTGGCATCCAGCGCTATAGATGAGTTCTGCCTGTTCCTGAACTGTATAAAAACGGAAGCATACCGTATTTAATCCGTTGAGGTGACAATCCTGGCAGCCCATCCTTGCATGGCACTTACCAGTCAGGTTCCAGCCTAAGTACTGTGTTTTATCAGGTCACCAAATCCTCTCCACAACCTAATGAAATAGGTCCTGCCATCAGCATCTCCCTCATTTTGCAAACTGGGGAAAAAAGCACAGCTCCCTGATGGCAGagtcaggacttgaacccaggcagtgtggCTCTGGAGGCTGCACTCTGCACTCCACCCTACACCGCGTCTTCTCAAGGAGGTACCCTGGTtagcttcattttacagaagaggagactgaggcttggagaggctgAACTACCTGGCCCTGTCCTACAGCGACAGCCTACTCCAGCTCCAGTGCCTGACACCGCCCTGGACCTCTCCCAGCCCCCCAAGCCCCCAGCCCCTAACAGTGTCTCCTGCATCCTCCCCGACAGAGGCCTTCGCAACAGCCGGGCTACGGCCGGAGACATCGCCCACTATTACAGGGACTACGTCGTCAAGAAGGGTCTGGGGCATAACTTTGTGTCCGGTGCTGTAGTCACAGCCGTGGAGTGGAGGACCCCAGACCCCAGCCCTCTCTTCCAGGTGAGCGGCTTCCTGACCGGGGACCAGGGCCGGCAGCCCTTCTTGCTGTGGGCCCGCAACGTGGTCCTTGCCACAGGCACGTTTGACAGCCCGGCCCGGCTGTGCGTTCCCGGCGAGGCCCTGCCCTTCGTCCACCATGAGCTGTCTGCCCTGGAGGCGGCCACAAGGGTGGGGGCAGTGACCCCAGCCTCAGACCCTGTCCTCATCATCGGCGCGGGGCTGTCGGCGGCCGATGCAGTCCTCTTCGCCCGCCATTACAACCTCCCGGTGATCCATGCTTTCCGCCGGGCCGTGGACGACCCCGGCCTGGTGTTCAACCAGCTGCCCAAGATGCTGTACCCCGAGTACCACAAGGTGCACCAGATGATGCGGGAGCAGTCCATCCTGTCGCCCAGCCCCTACGAGGGCTACCGCAGCCTCCCTGGGCACCGGCTGCTGCTCTTCAAGGAAGACTGCCAGGCCGTGTTCCAGGACGTCGAGGGTGTTGAGAAGGTGTTTGGGGTCTCCCTGGTGCTAGTCCTCATTGGCTCCAACCCCGACCTCTCCTTCCTGCCCCGGGCAGGGGCTGACTTTGCAGTGGACCCTGACCAGCCACTGAGCGCCAAGAGGAACCCCATTGATGTGGACCCCTTCACCTACCAGAGCACCCGCCAGGAGGGCCTGTACGCCGTGGGGCCGCTGGCCGGGGACAACTTCGTGAGGTTTGTGCAGGGGGGCGCCCTGGCTGTGGCCAGCTCCCTGCTAAGGAAGGAGACCAGGAAGCCGCCCTAACATCCGGCCAGGCCCGCTGGCTGCCAGGCCCTGAAGAGGGCAGAGATGACCATATACCTGCTGGATCCAGAGCCCATCCAACAATGCCCCAGGGAGGGCTGTCAGCCTGTGTAGCTGGCCTTTGGGGTTAAGAGGAGCGGGGGGCCCAAGCTTCTCTGGACTTAGACCAGTGTCCAAGGTGGTAACAGTGGCCGCAGGCCAGGGTCGGCCTAGACCTAGGATTTTGGGGGAAAGCTGCTAGTGTGAGCTGCGATCACCAGCAGCAGCTGCGCACCCAGCTGGGAAGCCTGCAAGCCTGCGCCTTCCAAAAGCAGGTCCCAAATAAAGCCAGTGCCCGCCTGCACTCATTCGTTTGAGGACTCTGTGCTCAGGGAGGGAGCTGCGTTCCTGGGACCCTGCACTGGGCTGGAGGGAAGGAGACTGGGGAAGGAGTCCTAGATGAGGTCCATGGCTGGGGCCTTGGGGTACAAAGGATGGTGCCCCAAGTGTGGGAGCAGTTGAGCAGGCaactgtgctgcagcctggggGCAGGGGTATCGGGTGTGTGCAGGGAGTGGTGTCCAGGAGGGCACTGGAGCCCCGCCTCCCTCCAGCCTGTTCCAGGCGCCCCCCTCTCTGTTCTGCCATGCAGCCTCCTTTCAGTCCCTCCTGCTGGCCAGGTCCCTGCccgccccagggcctttgcacagagGGTCCTCAGCCCAGGacattttcctgcctttctgTAACTCCTCTTCCTTGGAATCTCTAAGCATAAGAATCACTTCCTCTTGGAAGCTGTTTCTGACATAAACCCCTCCACTGCCTTCCCAGCAAACACTCCAAGGTGTTACCTTTTCATAACAATTCAGTtttagctttctattttttttattttttggagacagactcactccatcgcccaggctggagtgcagtagtgcaatctctgcttactgcaacctctgcctcctgggttcaaacaattctcctgcctcagcctcccaagtagctgagattacacgtgtccccacctctcccagctagttactgtatttttaatagagatggagtttcatcatgttggccaggctggtcttgaactcctgagctcaagtaatctgccctctttggcttcccaaagtgctgggattacaggcctgagccaccacacccggccagcagTTCAGttttaattgttcatttatttgtggaATCACTTCAGTGTTTGACTCAGCCCATTTGGATGTAAGCTCCAGCAGGCCAAGGACACCATCTGCTTTGCCCATTGCTGGAACTGAGCGCTTGGGCACCTGCCTGACACCTAGTGGGTCTTCCTTAACTCAGCTtttaaatggatggatggatggatggatggatggatgggaagataggtgggtggatggatgggaggcaggatgggtgggtgggcaagtggatggatggaggatgggtgggatgggagggaggaagggaggataaatgggtcggtgggtgggtggaagaatggatgggagggtgggtaggtgggtgcaTGGACGGACAGACGGGAGGCggaggatagatggatggattggagggaaggtgggagggtgggtggctgcatagatggatgggtggatggagtgTGAAGGAAAGATGTTCTGGGGTGAAGACTGGTCCTGGGAGTTGTGTAATGAAGGGGGCGGCCTGAGGGGGCATGCGCCCCCCTGGAGGTAAGGGTGGGCGCCCGCGGGTGTGACGGAGCCGCGGTGCGTGGGCGCCGCTCCCCAGGGCTGGAGCCGGCAGAGGGCGCTCTGGGCTCGCTGGACACTCGCGCTCAGGCCCCTGCAGAGCGCCGCGAGTGGGAGGGAGGGACTTTAGAAGCGGGGGCAGCAGGAGACTTTTGGGGACCAGATCCCAGGGGAGCCGCCCCGCCCCCAAGCCCCAACTTCCCCGAGCCTCCGGCAGCCCCTTCTGTGGCCGCGCCCCGCGCCCCACGCCCCACGTCCCAGCGAGGAGTCCCCAGGCCCGGCGCCCGtccggcgggggtgggggtggcggggagCGGGCACGTGGCTCAGGGTCCGGCCGGCCCGCCCCCCCGGCGCC
This region includes:
- the OSGIN1 gene encoding oxidative stress-induced growth inhibitor 1 isoform X2, whose amino-acid sequence is MSSSRKDHLGASSSEPLPVIIVGNGPSGICLSYLLSGYTPYVKPDAVHPHPLLQRKLTEAPGVSILDQDLDYLSEGLEGRCQSPVALLFDALLRPDTDFGGNMESVLTWKHQAEHALPHLVLGRNLPGGAWHSIEGSMVTLSQGQWMGLPDLEVKDWLQKKRRGLRNSRATAGDIAHYYRDYVVKKGLGHNFVSGAVVTAVEWRTPDPSPLFQVSGFLTGDQGRQPFLLWARNVVLATGTFDSPARLCVPGEALPFVHHELSALEAATRVGAVTPASDPVLIIGAGLSAADAVLFARHYNLPVIHAFRRAVDDPGLVFNQLPKMLYPEYHKVHQMMREQSILSPSPYEGYRSLPGHRLLLFKEDCQAVFQDVEGVEKVFGVSLVLVLIGSNPDLSFLPRAGADFAVDPDQPLSAKRNPIDVDPFTYQSTRQEGLYAVGPLAGDNFVRFVQGGALAVASSLLRKETRKPP
- the OSGIN1 gene encoding oxidative stress-induced growth inhibitor 1 isoform X1, with amino-acid sequence MSSSRKDHLGASSSEPLPVIIVGNGPSGICLSYLLSGYTPYVKPDAVHPHPLLQRKLTEAPGVSILDQDLDYLSEGLEGRCQSPVALLFDALLRPDTDFGGNMESVLTWKHQAEHALPHLVLGRNLPGGAWHSIEGSMVTLSQGQWMGLPDLEVKDWLQKKRRHTPAPGTEPRSQRGLRNSRATAGDIAHYYRDYVVKKGLGHNFVSGAVVTAVEWRTPDPSPLFQVSGFLTGDQGRQPFLLWARNVVLATGTFDSPARLCVPGEALPFVHHELSALEAATRVGAVTPASDPVLIIGAGLSAADAVLFARHYNLPVIHAFRRAVDDPGLVFNQLPKMLYPEYHKVHQMMREQSILSPSPYEGYRSLPGHRLLLFKEDCQAVFQDVEGVEKVFGVSLVLVLIGSNPDLSFLPRAGADFAVDPDQPLSAKRNPIDVDPFTYQSTRQEGLYAVGPLAGDNFVRFVQGGALAVASSLLRKETRKPP